The following proteins are encoded in a genomic region of Synechococcus sp. CBW1002:
- the ltrA gene encoding group II intron reverse transcriptase/maturase: protein MTTDKPLPITKVMVWKAYQQVKRNGQAAGVDGQSLDDFNKDLENNLYKLWNRMASGSYLPPPVRRVEIPKSGGGVRPLGIPTVADRIAQMVVKQVLEPELELIFDQDSYGYRPGKSAHQAVEVCRQRCWRSNWVLDLDIKGFFDAIDHDLLMRAIKAHTSERWVVLYLQRWLQAPVLLPDGTLHPRDRGTPQGGVISPLLANLFLHYAFDVWMRRSHPAIAFERYADDVICHCHSEKEARRLLEALQDRFASCGLQLHPQKTQVVYCRDSNRRAPLADVTFTFLGFAFRPRVSRNSRGVIYTGFLPAVSPQALQRMRERIRSIGLPSLVYLSLEEIAKVLNPVIRGWIQYYGRFYRTELIRKLYRYLDDRIAAWLRQKYKRLRGRRLQSWRVLARIRSGHRDLFAHWRRVSEVACG, encoded by the coding sequence ATGACAACAGACAAGCCGCTACCGATTACCAAGGTGATGGTCTGGAAGGCCTATCAACAGGTGAAACGGAACGGACAGGCGGCCGGTGTGGATGGCCAAAGCCTGGACGACTTCAACAAGGATCTGGAGAATAATCTCTACAAACTCTGGAATCGGATGGCATCAGGAAGTTATCTTCCGCCACCAGTTCGGCGTGTGGAGATTCCCAAATCCGGTGGAGGCGTCAGGCCGCTGGGTATCCCGACGGTTGCTGATCGCATCGCACAGATGGTGGTCAAGCAGGTGCTGGAGCCAGAGCTGGAGCTGATCTTTGATCAGGATTCCTACGGCTACAGACCGGGCAAGTCAGCGCATCAGGCAGTAGAGGTCTGCCGTCAGCGCTGCTGGAGGTCCAACTGGGTTCTCGATCTCGACATCAAGGGGTTTTTCGATGCTATCGATCACGACCTGTTGATGCGCGCGATCAAGGCCCATACCTCCGAGCGCTGGGTGGTGCTCTACCTGCAACGATGGCTGCAGGCACCGGTTCTGTTGCCGGATGGCACGCTCCATCCCAGGGACCGGGGCACACCGCAAGGTGGTGTCATCAGTCCACTGCTGGCCAATCTGTTCCTGCACTATGCGTTTGATGTGTGGATGCGCCGGAGCCACCCGGCCATTGCCTTTGAGCGCTATGCAGATGATGTGATCTGTCATTGCCACAGCGAGAAGGAAGCTCGGCGGTTGCTGGAGGCATTGCAGGATCGCTTTGCGTCCTGTGGCCTCCAGCTTCATCCCCAGAAGACCCAGGTGGTCTACTGCAGGGATAGCAACCGCCGGGCACCGCTTGCTGATGTCACGTTCACGTTTCTTGGTTTCGCGTTTCGGCCACGTGTGTCTCGCAATTCTCGCGGAGTCATCTACACAGGCTTTTTGCCGGCAGTGAGTCCGCAGGCTCTCCAGCGTATGCGGGAGAGGATTAGGTCGATAGGGCTTCCATCGCTCGTGTATCTGTCGCTTGAGGAGATCGCTAAAGTGCTGAATCCAGTGATTCGTGGCTGGATTCAGTACTACGGTCGTTTCTATAGGACAGAACTGATCAGGAAGTTGTATCGCTACCTGGATGACAGAATTGCAGCCTGGTTACGGCAGAAGTACAAAAGGCTGCGGGGTCGTCGGCTCCAAAGCTGGCGAGTACTTGCCAGGATCAGGTCTGGACATCGTGATCTGTTCGCGCACTGGCGTCGAGTCAGTGAAGTGGCATGTGGATGA